A window of Calonectris borealis chromosome 3, bCalBor7.hap1.2, whole genome shotgun sequence contains these coding sequences:
- the ZC3H12D gene encoding putative ribonuclease ZC3H12D — protein MPAKMALASSLSSKPVPPRSRKVSTAGVEAHQSKLDFFCKLGYGKQDICKVLENLGQEALEDDVLKELIRMGSKPQALESQAQPSSLKLVARGSCSTSPGSKWLGEDESDASGYLRPIVIDGSNVAMSHGNKEVFSCWGIQLAVDWFRERGHTYIKVFVPLWRKEPPRQDSPIADQHILEELEKQSVLVYTPSRKVKGKRVVCYDDRYIVKVAYEKDGVIVSNDHYRDLQNENPEWKWFIEQRLLMYSFVSNRFMPPDDPLGRHGPTLNNFLSKKPVLREPKWQPCPYGKKCTYGNKCKFYHPERPHQAQLSVADELRAKIKVPLSLGKEEEQRNLSPYRTGGQPAPPDACTETLREGSGCAGASCYPGWSRGSCREQPSSAWAGGPSIDLGLDQQLLQPVPLRDQPLLEKMSALSISDDTYGYNRSIHTSQDREVTDSPHQCGDLRHHPYPLSHSLDRTCLPGRPFQQTVLPGMRPDHSWPQECCGMHGMGQRTRYVPDGAQHKQVLETQHHVLLQSAALPPDRLHLYSEHQLQQQHCFPSRPPRQPFLLDSSNGLGFFPKARAYPDASYSDYWPTPAARPSSAQQADIHRELCSLFPYGEVNHIMALYPDIKDIASLTLLIRRHRNL, from the exons ATGCCTGCTAAGATGGCACTGGCCAGTTCACTTTCTAGCAAGCCAGTGCCACCGCGCTCCAGAAAAGTTTCTACAGCAGGAGTGGAAGCGCACCAGAGCAAGCTGGATTTTTTCTGCAAGCTGGGCTATGGTAAGCAGGACATCTGCAAAGTGCTGGAGAACCTGGGCCAAGAGGCCCTGGAGGATGATGTGCTGAAAGAGCTGATTCGGATGGGGAGCAAACCTCAAGCTCTGGAGAGCCAGGCTCAGCCTTCCTCGCTAAAACTTGTTGCCCGTGGCTCATGTAGCACTTCACCAGGGTCGAAGTGGCTTGGAGAAGATGAAAGTGATGCTTCTGGTTATTTGAGGCCCATTGTGATCGACGGCAGCAATGTTGCAATGAG tcACGGAAACAAAGAGGTATTCTCCTGCTGGGGGATCCAGCTGGCAGTGGATTGGTTTCGAGAAAGGGGGCACACGTACATCAAGGTTTTTGTCCCACTCTGGAGAAAGGAGCCCCCCCGACAAGACAGTCCAATTGCAG ATCAGCACATTCTTGAAGAGCTTGAGAAGCAATCGGTCCTTGTGTACACCCCATCCCGGAAGGTGAAAGGCAAGCGGGTCGTTTGCTACGATGATCGCTATATAGTGAAAGTTGCTTATGAGAAAGACGGAGTCATTGTTTCCAATGACCATTACCGGGATCTCCAGAATGAAAACCCTGAGTGGAAATGGTTTATTGAGCAGCGACTACTCATGTACTCTTTTGTCAGTAACAG gtttATGCCTCCTGATGATCCGTTAGGCCGGCATGGACCCACTCTTAATAACTTCCTCAGCAAAAAGCCAGTGCTTCGTGAACCAAAATGGCAGCCTTGCCCCTATG gtAAAAAATGCACCTATGgcaataaatgcaaattttacCACCCAGAGAGACCACATCAAGCTCAGCTCTCGGTTGCTGATGAGCTCAGGGCCAAAATAAAGGTCCCATTAAgcctggggaaagaggaggagcagCGTAACCTCTCACCGTACAGGACTGGAGGACAGCCTGCACCGCCTGACGCCTGCACAGAAACGCTGCGAGAAGGCAGTGGCTGCGCGGGGGCTTCCTGCTACCCAGGGTGGTCCCGGGGGAGCTGTCGTGAGCAGCCATCCAGCGCCTGGGCTGGCGGCCCCAGCATCGACCTGGGGCTGGACCAGCAGTTGCTACAGCCAGTGCCGCTGCGAGACCAGCCGCTCCTGGAGAAGATGTCAGCGCTGTCCATCAGCGATGACACATACGGTTACAATCGGTCCATACATACCTCTCAGGACAGAGAGGTGACAGACAGCCCTCATCAGTGCGGTGACCTCAGGCACCACCCTTACCCACTATCCCATAGCTTGGACCGCACCTGCCTACCAGGACGCCCTTTCCAGCAAACGGTGCTCCCCGGGATGCGCCCAGACCACAGCTGGCCGCAGGAGTGCTGCGGCATGCACGGGATGGGTCAGAGGACCCGCTACGTCCCTGACGGTGCTCAGCACAAACAGGTCCTGGAGACTCAGCACCATGTTTTGCTGCAGTCCGCAGCTCTTCCCCCTGACCGGCTTCACTTGTACAGCGAgcatcagctgcagcagcagcactgtttcCCCAGCCGGCCCCCACGGCAGCCCTTTCTGTTAGACTCCAGCAACGGGCTGGGCTTCTTCCCGAAAGCCCGTGCTTACCCTGATGCCTCTTACAGTGACTACTGGCCCACCCCAGCTGCAAGGCCATCTTCTGCCCAGCAAGCAGACATACACAGGGAGCTGTGCTCCCTTTTCCCTTACGGTGAGGTGAACCACATCATGGCTTTGTACCCCGATATCAAGGATATTGCTAGCTTGACTTTACTGATTCGAAGACACAGAAACTTGTGA